The proteins below come from a single Candidatus Paceibacterota bacterium genomic window:
- a CDS encoding DUF4931 domain-containing protein has translation MIELRKDYILDRWSYIALDRENRLKQFKESGDSKTEGVCFFCPGNENMTPPEIGRIGTADSWKIRWFPNKFPITESSVQSNIDFGKKFFTKGNAFGYHEVIAETADHKRQLWDLDESELCELLKVYGSRIRELSKKDGVKYVQLFKNSGSEAGTSIIHSHTQIVTTSMIPESVVEKIAATKRFESCPYCEIIEIEKNSERFIYENDDFIVFAPFAPRFNYETCIFPKKHCKGISDLQEKEYANLASAFKKILSKLALLNAPYNFCLHHSTESADLHFHFEIMPRLNKWAGFELATDSYVITVSPENAAKFFKE, from the coding sequence ATGATCGAGCTTCGAAAGGACTATATACTTGACAGATGGAGCTATATTGCGCTTGATCGGGAAAACAGGCTGAAGCAATTTAAGGAAAGCGGAGACAGCAAGACGGAGGGCGTTTGCTTCTTTTGCCCGGGAAATGAAAACATGACTCCTCCCGAAATTGGCCGGATCGGTACAGCGGATTCGTGGAAAATAAGATGGTTTCCAAATAAATTTCCAATTACCGAGAGCAGCGTCCAAAGCAATATCGATTTTGGCAAAAAGTTTTTTACAAAAGGAAACGCATTCGGATATCATGAGGTGATCGCGGAGACTGCTGACCACAAAAGACAGCTTTGGGATCTTGATGAATCGGAATTATGCGAACTATTAAAAGTATATGGGTCAAGGATCCGTGAATTATCGAAAAAAGATGGAGTTAAATATGTCCAGCTGTTTAAAAATAGCGGAAGCGAAGCGGGAACTTCCATTATACATTCGCATACGCAGATAGTAACAACAAGCATGATCCCGGAGTCCGTAGTTGAAAAAATAGCAGCCACAAAAAGATTTGAGTCATGTCCATACTGTGAAATCATAGAGATCGAAAAGAACAGTGAAAGATTCATATATGAAAACGATGATTTTATTGTTTTTGCGCCATTTGCACCGAGATTCAACTATGAAACATGCATATTTCCGAAGAAACACTGCAAGGGAATATCCGATCTGCAAGAAAAAGAATATGCAAATTTGGCTTCCGCATTCAAAAAAATCCTATCAAAACTTGCATTACTGAATGCACCATATAATTTCTGCCTGCATCATTCTACGGAAAGCGCAGATCTGCATTTTCACTTTGAAATAATGCCGAGACTGAATAAGTGGGCGGGTTTTGAACTGGCTACTGATTCATATGTAATTACAGTGTCACCGGAAAATGCAGCTAAGTTTTTTAAAGAATAA